The following are encoded together in the Geobacter sulfurreducens PCA genome:
- the mraY gene encoding phospho-N-acetylmuramoyl-pentapeptide-transferase, with the protein MLYHLLYPLAADFRIFNVFKYLTFRTIYAVITALVVSFILGPWVIRKLEALQARQVIRTDGPESHLKKSGTPTMGGILILASIVIPTLLWADLTNRYVWTTLFVILGYGLIGFTDDYKKVVEKDTKGLSPRQKMFWQMLIAGGAVCFLVLVAGMSTELSVPFFKRLHPDLSYLYIPFGMLVVVGASNAVNLTDGLDGLAIGPVAINAATFLLFAYIAGNAKLSSYLQTPYVPGAGELAVLCGAMVGAGIGFLWYNAYPAEVFMGDVGSLSLGGGLGILAVITKQEMLLVIVGGIFVVEALSVIFQVGSYKYRGKRIFRMAPIHHHFELKGVAEPKIIVRFWIITIILALVAISTLKLR; encoded by the coding sequence ATGCTGTATCATCTGCTCTATCCACTGGCCGCCGACTTTCGGATCTTCAACGTCTTCAAATATCTGACGTTCCGGACCATCTATGCCGTCATCACTGCCCTGGTGGTTTCGTTCATCCTGGGACCGTGGGTCATCCGAAAGCTGGAGGCGCTCCAGGCCCGTCAGGTGATCCGAACCGATGGCCCCGAGTCGCACCTGAAAAAATCGGGAACCCCCACGATGGGGGGGATCCTCATCCTCGCATCCATCGTCATTCCGACACTGCTCTGGGCCGATCTGACGAACCGGTACGTCTGGACGACACTTTTCGTGATCCTCGGCTACGGCCTTATCGGCTTCACCGACGATTACAAAAAGGTGGTGGAAAAGGATACCAAGGGGCTCTCGCCTCGTCAGAAGATGTTCTGGCAGATGCTCATCGCGGGCGGAGCCGTCTGCTTCCTCGTCCTCGTCGCCGGCATGTCCACGGAGCTTTCGGTGCCCTTCTTCAAGCGGCTGCACCCTGACCTTTCCTATCTCTATATTCCCTTCGGCATGCTGGTTGTCGTGGGGGCGAGCAATGCCGTGAACCTGACCGACGGTCTCGACGGCCTCGCTATCGGGCCGGTTGCCATCAATGCAGCCACGTTTCTGCTTTTTGCCTACATTGCGGGGAATGCCAAACTTTCCAGTTATCTCCAGACTCCCTATGTGCCGGGAGCCGGTGAGCTGGCGGTCCTCTGTGGCGCCATGGTGGGCGCCGGCATCGGGTTTCTCTGGTACAACGCCTATCCCGCCGAGGTCTTCATGGGAGACGTGGGCTCGCTTTCTCTGGGGGGCGGGCTCGGCATCCTGGCGGTCATCACCAAGCAGGAGATGCTGCTGGTGATCGTGGGCGGCATTTTCGTGGTGGAGGCCCTGTCGGTCATCTTCCAGGTCGGGTCGTACAAGTACCGGGGCAAGCGGATCTTCCGGATGGCGCCCATCCACCACCACTTCGAACTGAAAGGGGTGGCGGAGCCGAAGATCATCGTCAGGTTCTGGATCATCACCATCATTCTTGCGCTAGTCGCCATTTCGACGCTGAAGCTGAGATAG
- a CDS encoding UDP-N-acetylmuramoyl-L-alanyl-D-glutamate--2,6-diaminopimelate ligase — translation MRLEDLARVVDPIAVRGDLTREINGLYCDSRQVRSGGLFFALKGVASDGHDFIASARERGAVAVVLEDETRAPCGMEWIRVGDARLAMSRMAALFYGQPTDGVPVVGITGTNGKTTTTYLVEAIMSRAGIPAAVLGTISYRFGSKLVPAPHTTPESVELQATIRDLVDEGAKAVVMEVSSHALEQRRVDSCRFDVAVFTNLTRDHLDYHRDMESYFGSKARLFTELVAPDGVKPRRAAAINRDDSYGARLVETAVAPVISYGLAADAAVRAENVVFSVDGIAGTLVTPFGTAPFHSHLLGRFNLYNILAAVAAGVGLGLSLDVILGGIEGDVRVPGRLERVHNERGVTVLVDYAHTGDALENVLKTVSELATGRIITVFGCGGDRDRGKRPVMAEISGRYSHLTIVTSDNPRTEEPAAIIKEVLTGIIPMGLREYDARELNRGFVEKGFTSLVSRHDAIRLAATVAVAGDIVLLAGKGHEDYQIIGTEKFHFDDREEAIAAFRSSDSGE, via the coding sequence ATGCGACTAGAAGATCTGGCACGGGTTGTTGATCCCATCGCGGTACGGGGGGATCTGACGCGGGAGATCAACGGGCTCTACTGCGATTCACGGCAGGTGAGGTCCGGTGGTCTCTTTTTCGCGTTAAAAGGGGTCGCGTCCGACGGGCATGACTTTATTGCGTCAGCCCGCGAACGGGGCGCCGTCGCCGTTGTGCTGGAGGACGAAACGCGAGCACCCTGCGGGATGGAATGGATCCGGGTCGGGGATGCGCGCCTCGCCATGTCGCGTATGGCGGCGCTTTTTTACGGACAGCCCACCGACGGCGTACCGGTCGTGGGCATTACCGGTACCAACGGCAAGACCACCACCACCTATCTGGTCGAGGCGATCATGTCCCGGGCCGGCATCCCGGCGGCAGTGCTCGGAACCATCAGCTACCGCTTCGGCTCGAAGCTCGTTCCCGCACCTCACACCACGCCGGAATCCGTTGAGTTGCAGGCAACAATCCGTGATCTGGTGGATGAGGGGGCGAAGGCTGTGGTAATGGAGGTTTCGTCCCACGCCCTGGAACAGCGGCGGGTAGATAGCTGCCGTTTCGATGTGGCGGTCTTCACGAATCTGACGCGTGACCACCTGGACTATCACCGGGACATGGAGTCCTATTTCGGCAGCAAGGCGCGGCTCTTTACGGAGTTGGTTGCGCCCGACGGGGTCAAGCCGCGGCGCGCAGCCGCCATCAACAGGGATGACTCCTACGGTGCCCGGCTGGTCGAGACTGCCGTCGCGCCGGTGATTTCCTACGGACTCGCGGCCGATGCAGCCGTGCGAGCCGAAAACGTTGTCTTCTCTGTGGACGGCATTGCGGGGACCCTGGTCACTCCGTTCGGGACGGCCCCGTTTCACTCGCACCTGCTGGGACGGTTCAACCTGTATAACATCCTCGCCGCCGTTGCCGCGGGGGTCGGCCTCGGGCTTTCCCTTGACGTCATTCTGGGGGGAATCGAGGGTGATGTCCGGGTCCCTGGACGGCTGGAGCGGGTTCACAATGAGCGCGGCGTAACGGTCCTGGTTGACTACGCCCACACTGGCGATGCCCTGGAGAATGTTCTGAAGACCGTGTCGGAGCTTGCGACAGGGCGGATTATTACTGTCTTCGGCTGCGGCGGCGACCGCGACCGCGGCAAACGGCCCGTGATGGCGGAAATCAGCGGACGCTACAGCCACCTGACCATCGTTACTTCCGACAACCCCAGGACCGAGGAGCCCGCGGCGATCATCAAGGAGGTTCTGACCGGAATCATACCCATGGGATTGCGGGAATACGATGCCCGTGAACTGAACCGGGGCTTTGTGGAGAAGGGGTTCACTTCGCTGGTATCCCGTCACGACGCTATCCGGCTTGCTGCAACGGTTGCCGTGGCGGGCGACATCGTGTTGCTGGCGGGCAAGGGGCACGAGGACTACCAGATCATCGGAACGGAAAAATTCCACTTTGACGATCGCGAAGAGGCGATCGCCGCATTCCGCTCATCGGACAGCGGAGAATAG
- the murF gene encoding UDP-N-acetylmuramoyl-tripeptide--D-alanyl-D-alanine ligase, which translates to MLFTLDDILGATGGEIVAGGETIGASGVSTDSRTVEPGELFIPLRGERFDGHDYLDAARARGVRLTLVERQWLAGRQLPADVTCIVVDDTLRALGDLAACHRRRFDIPVVAVTGSNGKTTTKEMLAAILARTGEGLKTEGNLNNLIGVPRMLFRLSGVHRWAVLEIGMSEFGEIDRLAEIVRPDVGIITNAYPAHLETLGSVEGVARAKGELFLRLEPGSSAVYNADDPLIARCPSPEGVKRVSFGLRGGDVTAEDVENLGKKGQRFTLRLPNGRVTVTLHAFGSHNVANALAAAAAARVLGVAPEEIARGLGEFMPYARRFNLEEVGDVVLIDDSYNANPASMAAALTTLREIKGSGRAVAVLGDMLELGIGAEEAHRQLGRLAATCVDRLYVLGAMAGTVAAGALEGGLEERHVTIAADHGEIVADLRRTAATGEMILVKGSRGMAMDRVAEGIREAFAASGGKGGHV; encoded by the coding sequence GTGCTGTTTACGCTCGATGACATACTGGGGGCTACAGGCGGGGAGATCGTGGCGGGAGGCGAGACAATCGGAGCCTCCGGCGTTTCCACCGATTCGCGTACCGTGGAGCCCGGCGAGCTCTTCATCCCGTTGCGGGGTGAGCGATTTGACGGGCACGATTACCTGGACGCGGCACGTGCCCGGGGTGTGCGGCTGACCCTGGTTGAGCGGCAGTGGCTGGCGGGGCGTCAGCTCCCGGCCGATGTGACCTGTATTGTCGTGGACGACACGTTGCGGGCGTTGGGCGACCTGGCGGCATGCCACCGTCGGCGGTTTGACATCCCCGTTGTGGCGGTGACCGGGAGCAATGGCAAGACCACCACCAAGGAGATGTTGGCGGCGATTCTGGCCCGGACCGGCGAGGGACTGAAGACGGAGGGGAACCTCAATAACCTGATCGGTGTGCCCCGCATGCTGTTCCGGCTCTCCGGGGTCCACCGGTGGGCGGTGCTGGAAATAGGGATGAGCGAATTCGGTGAGATCGACCGGCTCGCCGAGATCGTTCGGCCCGACGTGGGTATCATCACCAATGCCTATCCGGCACACCTGGAAACCCTCGGCAGCGTGGAAGGGGTTGCCCGGGCCAAGGGGGAACTCTTTTTGAGGCTTGAGCCGGGCTCCAGTGCCGTCTATAACGCCGATGACCCGCTCATTGCCCGCTGTCCCAGCCCTGAAGGAGTGAAGCGCGTCTCTTTTGGGCTCAGGGGCGGCGACGTGACAGCGGAAGACGTGGAGAATCTGGGGAAAAAAGGGCAGCGGTTCACGTTACGGTTGCCCAACGGTCGTGTCACCGTTACCTTGCACGCCTTTGGCAGCCACAATGTGGCCAACGCCTTGGCCGCCGCTGCAGCAGCCCGCGTGCTCGGCGTTGCGCCCGAGGAGATCGCCCGTGGGCTCGGCGAATTCATGCCCTATGCTCGGCGCTTCAACCTGGAAGAAGTGGGGGACGTGGTGCTGATCGACGACAGCTACAACGCCAATCCAGCCTCTATGGCCGCAGCCCTGACCACCTTGCGGGAGATCAAAGGGAGCGGCCGGGCCGTCGCGGTGCTGGGTGACATGCTTGAACTGGGTATCGGAGCAGAAGAAGCTCATCGGCAATTGGGGCGGCTGGCCGCCACGTGCGTCGACCGGCTCTACGTGCTTGGTGCCATGGCGGGGACCGTTGCCGCCGGTGCCCTTGAAGGGGGGCTGGAAGAGCGCCACGTAACGATCGCCGCCGATCACGGCGAGATTGTTGCCGATCTGCGGCGGACGGCTGCAACGGGCGAGATGATTCTGGTGAAGGGCTCCCGCGGCATGGCCATGGATCGGGTCGCCGAGGGAATCAGAGAGGCGTTCGCCGCCTCCGGCGGCAAAGGGGGCCACGTCTAA
- a CDS encoding penicillin-binding protein, translated as MRYDAEKWITLRIRFIGGFFVLFFSLVVCRAFYLQVVKRDHLLKLADRQHQKIVPLTPARGTIYDANGSALAVSVEMDSCFAEPKSIADLDDAAARLSPVLGFPKETLLRKLQGNKNFVWLQRRLTPDVVKRIRALNIDGIGFVKETKRFYPNSEVAAHVIGFTGVDPEGLEGIELRYDSTILGGTGYLVTERDALGRDVALKGTVIQDGAMGHNVVLTLDKNIQYIAEKELAKAVDGSGARAGTAIVMDPHTGRVLAMANYPTFNLNAHGAYHQSLWRNRAVADSYEPGSTFKVFLIASALEEKVIRPGDRINCEGGSFSIGGRTIHDTHKYGSLSIPEILKYSSNIGSAKIGSRLGASRLYSYLRNFGFGARTGIDLPGEAGGTLRDWNQWYGIDLATVSFGQGVTASSIQLAAAFSAIANGGTLMKPYLVERVVDSEGNVIKSSSPQPLRRVVSETTAKNVARMMEGVAVEGGTGTNAAVEGFRVAGKTGTAQKVDPVTRGYSLTKRTASFIGFVPADRPRLTILVMVDEPKTSPYGGVVAAPAFSSIALQSLCYLKVPPDGIVRSKPKVVEAKADQPTGDDLSAAEGEIVDAGEGVVMPNFRGMSMRQALKTMEERGINVRLMGSGRAVEQSPLPGHRVGPSDQVWVKFVPSA; from the coding sequence ATGAGATATGACGCGGAGAAATGGATAACTCTGCGCATCCGCTTTATTGGCGGTTTCTTCGTTCTCTTTTTCTCTCTCGTCGTTTGTCGGGCCTTTTATCTCCAGGTGGTCAAGCGCGACCACCTGCTCAAGCTTGCCGACCGCCAGCACCAGAAGATTGTCCCTCTGACGCCTGCCCGAGGGACCATATACGACGCAAATGGTTCGGCCCTCGCCGTGTCGGTGGAGATGGACTCCTGTTTCGCCGAGCCCAAGTCAATTGCGGACCTGGATGACGCGGCTGCGCGACTCTCCCCGGTTCTGGGTTTTCCGAAAGAAACCCTGCTCCGCAAGCTGCAGGGGAACAAGAATTTTGTCTGGCTCCAGCGCCGGCTGACGCCCGATGTGGTGAAAAGAATCCGGGCTCTGAATATTGATGGGATCGGTTTCGTCAAGGAAACCAAGCGGTTTTATCCCAACTCTGAAGTGGCCGCCCATGTCATTGGTTTTACCGGAGTCGACCCTGAAGGACTTGAGGGCATCGAGCTGCGTTACGACTCAACCATCCTGGGCGGCACCGGTTATCTGGTGACCGAGCGGGACGCCCTAGGCCGGGATGTGGCGCTGAAGGGGACAGTGATTCAGGACGGTGCCATGGGGCACAATGTCGTTCTGACCCTTGACAAGAATATCCAGTACATCGCTGAAAAGGAGCTTGCCAAGGCCGTTGACGGCAGCGGCGCCCGGGCCGGCACCGCGATCGTTATGGATCCCCATACCGGGCGGGTCCTGGCCATGGCCAACTATCCGACATTCAATCTGAACGCCCACGGCGCCTATCATCAGTCCCTCTGGCGCAACAGAGCAGTGGCCGACAGCTATGAGCCGGGATCAACCTTCAAGGTGTTCCTCATCGCCTCGGCCCTTGAAGAAAAAGTGATCCGACCGGGCGACAGGATCAACTGCGAGGGGGGCAGTTTTTCCATCGGCGGGCGGACCATTCACGATACCCACAAGTATGGGAGCCTGAGCATCCCGGAGATTTTGAAATATTCGAGCAACATCGGGTCAGCAAAGATCGGGAGTCGCCTCGGTGCCTCGAGGCTGTATTCATACCTGAGAAATTTCGGTTTCGGTGCGCGGACCGGTATTGACCTCCCCGGAGAGGCGGGGGGGACCCTCAGGGACTGGAACCAGTGGTACGGCATCGATCTGGCCACCGTCTCCTTCGGCCAGGGGGTGACCGCCAGTTCGATCCAGCTGGCCGCGGCCTTTTCCGCCATAGCCAATGGCGGAACGCTCATGAAACCGTACCTAGTTGAACGTGTCGTCGACAGCGAGGGTAACGTCATCAAGAGCTCCTCGCCGCAACCGCTGCGGCGGGTGGTTTCAGAGACAACTGCCAAAAACGTAGCCCGCATGATGGAAGGGGTAGCGGTGGAAGGCGGAACCGGTACCAACGCAGCAGTGGAAGGGTTCCGGGTGGCGGGCAAGACGGGAACGGCCCAGAAAGTCGACCCGGTGACGCGAGGCTACTCGCTCACCAAGCGGACGGCCTCATTCATCGGCTTTGTCCCGGCCGACCGGCCCCGTCTCACTATCCTCGTCATGGTCGATGAGCCCAAGACAAGCCCCTATGGCGGAGTTGTAGCGGCACCCGCCTTCAGCTCCATTGCGCTGCAGTCCCTCTGCTACCTGAAGGTGCCGCCCGACGGCATTGTCAGGAGCAAGCCGAAGGTGGTCGAGGCAAAGGCGGACCAGCCCACTGGAGACGATCTGTCCGCCGCGGAAGGAGAGATCGTCGACGCCGGGGAAGGGGTGGTGATGCCGAACTTTCGGGGTATGAGCATGCGTCAGGCGCTCAAAACCATGGAGGAGCGGGGGATCAACGTGAGGCTCATGGGAAGCGGTCGGGCTGTCGAGCAAAGCCCGCTTCCCGGTCACAGGGTTGGGCCGTCGGATCAGGTGTGGGTGAAGTTCGTACCATCGGCATGA